Proteins from a single region of Lelliottia sp. JS-SCA-14:
- a CDS encoding GNAT family N-acetyltransferase yields the protein MLIQEVLHNKKDYLELLLLGDEQEDMIDRYLDAGRMFKLDDNGVKCIAVVLALNSHECELKNIATDPASQRKGYGKTMIAFLKKTYFTSFNTMYVGTGDVPSTLDFYQRCGFVESHRVKDFFIDNYDHPIFEGDIQLRDMVYLKQTR from the coding sequence ATGCTCATCCAGGAAGTATTACATAACAAAAAAGACTACCTTGAACTCCTTCTCTTAGGCGATGAGCAGGAGGATATGATCGATCGCTATCTCGACGCAGGGCGAATGTTCAAGCTGGATGATAATGGCGTGAAATGCATTGCCGTCGTTCTGGCGTTAAATAGCCACGAGTGTGAACTGAAAAATATCGCGACCGACCCTGCATCCCAACGAAAGGGATATGGCAAGACCATGATCGCATTCCTGAAAAAAACCTACTTCACGTCTTTTAACACCATGTATGTCGGTACCGGTGATGTGCCTTCAACCCTTGATTTCTATCAGCGTTGTGGATTTGTTGAGTCCCATCGGGTGAAGGATTTCTTTATCGATAATTATGATCATCCTATCTTTGAGGGCGACATCCAGTTACGTGACATGGTTTATCTGAAACAAACCCGATGA
- a CDS encoding ABC transporter ATP-binding protein — translation MIELTVENLHLTYGDNPVLKGVSMNLKRGEVVSLLGPSGSGKTTLLRAVAGLEKPTQGAIVIGNNKVYDGTPRSEVPAEERNLGLVFQSYALWPHKTVFENVAYPLKLRKVPAKEITQRVQDVLDQLGLGHLGKRHPHQLSGGQQQRVAIGRALVYNPPVILLDEPLSNLDAKLREEARVFLRELIIKLGLSALMVTHDQNEAMAISDRILLLNNGKIEQQGTPQEMYGSPKTLFTAEFMGSNNRLHGKITEVRDGKARIEGSGWSLWGKAAEGVQSGQEGTAVIRVERVALVDGPGENQFELPLLTSMYLGDRWEYLFRTSGDDFVIRAYGTEVRDPQHCHLALPEKHVWIFPKG, via the coding sequence ATGATTGAGTTAACGGTCGAGAATCTGCATTTAACCTACGGCGACAATCCGGTGTTGAAGGGTGTGTCCATGAACCTGAAGCGCGGCGAAGTGGTGTCGCTGCTGGGGCCCTCGGGCAGCGGCAAAACCACGCTGCTGCGCGCCGTCGCCGGGCTGGAAAAACCCACTCAGGGCGCGATCGTCATCGGCAACAACAAAGTGTATGACGGAACGCCACGCAGCGAAGTGCCCGCCGAAGAGCGTAATCTCGGGCTGGTGTTTCAGTCTTACGCCCTGTGGCCGCACAAAACGGTGTTTGAGAACGTGGCCTACCCGCTGAAATTGCGCAAAGTGCCGGCCAAAGAGATCACCCAGCGGGTGCAGGATGTGCTGGATCAGCTCGGGCTGGGACATCTGGGCAAACGCCATCCGCATCAGCTTTCCGGTGGTCAGCAGCAGCGCGTGGCGATTGGCCGTGCGCTGGTTTATAACCCGCCGGTGATCCTGCTGGATGAACCCCTGTCGAACCTCGACGCCAAGCTGCGTGAAGAAGCCCGCGTGTTCCTGCGCGAGCTGATCATCAAGCTCGGGCTGTCGGCGCTGATGGTGACGCACGACCAAAATGAGGCGATGGCGATTTCTGACCGCATCCTGCTGCTCAACAACGGCAAAATCGAGCAACAGGGCACACCGCAGGAGATGTACGGTTCGCCAAAAACGCTGTTCACCGCCGAGTTTATGGGGAGCAACAACCGCCTGCACGGCAAAATTACCGAGGTGCGCGACGGCAAAGCGCGCATCGAAGGCAGCGGCTGGTCTCTGTGGGGCAAAGCCGCCGAGGGTGTGCAAAGCGGCCAGGAAGGCACGGCAGTGATCCGCGTTGAACGCGTGGCATTAGTCGACGGGCCAGGGGAAAATCAGTTCGAACTCCCACTCCTGACCAGCATGTATCTCGGCGATCGCTGGGAATACCTGTTCCGCACCAGCGGCGATGATTTCGTGATCCGCGCCTATGGCACTGAGGTTCGCGATCCGCAGCATTGCCACCTGGCGTTACCGGAAAAGCACGTCTGGATTTTCCCGAAAGGGTGA
- a CDS encoding iron ABC transporter permease, with translation MQALQRKWQSLPRGVVVLITALVIYIPLSFIVIQSFLSAPFFSPSKEWSLESFGFIFTDPDFYKALKSGFILAFGLVAIAIPLGGVLAFLMVRTDLPGRRLIEPLILVPIFVSPMVLGFGYVVAAGPVGFFSLWAQSLIGFVPWNIYDMSSIVVIAGLTHVPHAYLYISSALRSVGSDVEEAARIAGASPLQVMTAVSLPMVRPSILYAVVLLFFLGLEVFGLMLVLGDPEGNMVLATYLYQLTNKLGTPSYHLMAAVAVVLICITIPLVMLQRRLMRTANRFVTMKGKASQARALPLGKWRWVAGALVAFWLTVTIGVPLLGVVLRAFISNWGVGVSIWDELSINTFRTIWQQPNLLRAIVNSMAIGVFGGALAVVCYLFIGIAMHRKPDNTTRFLDYSVLVPRAVPGLLAGLAFLWVFLFLPMWLDNALKTGWLSGMPWSQWLRDNLIVWLRSLRSTIFSVWLAYTVVWMAYGLRLISSTLLQVAPELEEAARSTGATRGQITRHVTIPLSRYGLIGSWLLMFLIFEREYSTGVYLLSPGTETIGSMLVSLWAAGAIDIVAALSFINILLVVVGLGIALRFGVKLHD, from the coding sequence ATGCAAGCCTTACAAAGAAAATGGCAAAGCCTGCCACGCGGCGTGGTGGTGTTGATCACGGCGCTGGTGATCTACATCCCTTTGTCGTTCATCGTGATACAAAGTTTCTTATCCGCGCCGTTCTTTTCCCCGTCGAAAGAGTGGAGCCTGGAGTCATTTGGCTTCATTTTCACCGACCCGGATTTTTATAAGGCGCTGAAAAGTGGCTTTATTCTCGCCTTCGGCCTGGTGGCGATCGCCATTCCACTCGGGGGCGTGCTGGCCTTTTTGATGGTGCGAACCGACCTCCCCGGCCGCCGCCTGATCGAGCCGCTGATCCTCGTGCCGATCTTTGTCTCGCCGATGGTACTCGGCTTTGGCTACGTGGTGGCCGCGGGCCCGGTGGGGTTCTTCTCCCTGTGGGCGCAGTCGCTGATCGGCTTTGTGCCGTGGAATATCTACGACATGTCGAGCATCGTGGTGATTGCCGGCCTGACGCACGTTCCGCACGCCTATCTGTATATCTCCTCGGCGCTGCGCAGCGTCGGGTCTGATGTGGAAGAAGCCGCGCGTATCGCCGGGGCGTCGCCGTTGCAGGTCATGACCGCCGTCAGCCTGCCGATGGTGCGCCCTTCTATTCTCTACGCCGTCGTGCTGCTGTTTTTCCTCGGGCTGGAAGTGTTCGGCCTGATGCTGGTGCTCGGCGATCCGGAAGGCAACATGGTGCTGGCGACTTACCTGTACCAGCTGACCAATAAACTCGGCACGCCGTCTTACCATCTGATGGCCGCCGTCGCGGTGGTGCTGATCTGTATCACCATCCCGCTGGTGATGCTCCAGCGCCGCCTGATGCGTACCGCCAACCGTTTTGTCACTATGAAAGGCAAAGCCTCTCAGGCACGCGCGTTGCCGCTCGGCAAATGGCGCTGGGTCGCCGGTGCCCTTGTCGCCTTCTGGCTGACGGTGACGATTGGCGTCCCGCTGCTGGGCGTGGTGCTGCGCGCGTTTATCTCCAACTGGGGCGTGGGCGTGTCGATTTGGGATGAGCTGTCGATCAACACTTTCCGCACCATCTGGCAGCAGCCGAACCTGCTGCGTGCGATCGTCAACTCGATGGCGATTGGCGTGTTCGGCGGCGCGCTGGCGGTGGTTTGCTATCTGTTTATCGGCATCGCCATGCACCGTAAGCCGGACAACACCACGCGCTTCCTCGATTACAGCGTGCTGGTACCACGCGCGGTGCCGGGCCTGCTCGCCGGTCTGGCGTTCCTGTGGGTGTTCCTGTTCCTGCCGATGTGGCTGGATAACGCCCTGAAAACGGGCTGGCTTTCCGGGATGCCGTGGTCGCAGTGGCTGCGCGATAACCTGATTGTCTGGCTGCGATCGCTTCGCAGCACCATCTTCAGCGTCTGGCTGGCCTACACCGTGGTGTGGATGGCTTACGGCCTGCGACTCATCTCCTCCACGCTGCTGCAGGTGGCGCCAGAGCTGGAAGAAGCGGCGCGCAGCACCGGGGCCACGCGCGGACAGATCACCCGCCACGTGACGATCCCGCTCTCTCGCTACGGTCTGATTGGTTCGTGGCTGTTGATGTTCCTGATTTTCGAGCGTGAATATTCTACCGGCGTGTACTTGCTTTCGCCGGGCACGGAGACCATCGGCTCGATGCTGGTTTCCCTGTGGGCGGCAGGCGCGATTGATATCGTGGCCGCGCTCTCCTTTATTAACATCCTGCTGGTGGTCGTCGGTCTGGGTATTGCCCTTCGTTTTGGAGTCAAATTACATGATTGA
- a CDS encoding ABC transporter substrate-binding protein, translating to MSNTTFRISLLTATVLFSVSALSALPQGYPADYQKVVDAATKEGKVVIYSTTDTKAAGPLIKGFEATYPGIKVEYNDMNSTELYNRFISEQASGSGSGDVVWSSSMDTGLKLATDYAMEYKSPEQSQLPKWAVWSDKAYGTTYEPVVFIYNKRMIPANEVPDSHASLAKLIASQTDKFKSKVTTYDIEKSGLGFMLSVQDSKADPNYFKTLADVAKGGLAVQSSTGTMMERVSSGENLIGFNILGSYAEARAKTDPSLGISYPKDYTLVLSRVSFISQQAQNSNAAKLWFDYVLSEKGQSILANQADIPSIRNDIEGKNDIDGMTKMLGNALKPIPVDESLLEYLQPKKRLDYIKQWREAAGK from the coding sequence ATGTCGAACACAACATTCCGTATTTCTCTGCTTACCGCTACTGTGCTGTTCTCTGTCTCTGCCCTGTCCGCCCTGCCGCAAGGCTATCCGGCGGACTATCAGAAAGTCGTCGATGCCGCGACCAAAGAGGGCAAAGTGGTGATCTACTCCACCACCGATACCAAAGCCGCCGGGCCGCTGATTAAGGGTTTTGAGGCAACCTATCCGGGCATCAAAGTTGAATACAACGATATGAACAGTACCGAACTGTACAACCGTTTTATCAGCGAACAGGCGTCCGGTAGCGGGAGCGGCGATGTAGTCTGGAGTTCTTCTATGGACACCGGCCTGAAGCTCGCCACCGACTATGCCATGGAGTACAAATCGCCTGAGCAGAGCCAGCTGCCAAAATGGGCGGTATGGAGCGACAAAGCCTACGGCACCACCTACGAGCCGGTGGTGTTTATCTATAACAAGCGCATGATCCCGGCGAACGAAGTGCCGGATTCCCACGCCTCGCTGGCAAAACTGATCGCCAGCCAGACCGATAAATTCAAAAGCAAAGTCACCACCTACGATATCGAGAAATCGGGCCTCGGCTTTATGCTCTCGGTACAGGATTCCAAAGCCGATCCGAACTACTTCAAAACCCTGGCTGACGTCGCCAAAGGCGGTTTAGCCGTGCAGTCCTCCACCGGCACCATGATGGAACGCGTCTCCTCCGGCGAAAACCTGATTGGCTTTAACATTCTGGGCTCATACGCCGAAGCCCGTGCGAAAACAGACCCATCGCTCGGCATTTCGTATCCGAAGGATTACACCCTGGTGCTGTCACGCGTGTCGTTCATCAGCCAGCAGGCGCAAAACAGCAACGCCGCGAAGCTGTGGTTTGACTACGTACTGTCGGAGAAAGGCCAGAGCATTCTGGCGAACCAGGCCGACATCCCGTCCATCCGTAACGATATCGAAGGCAAAAACGACATCGACGGCATGACCAAAATGCTGGGCAATGCCCTGAAGCCGATTCCGGTGGATGAAAGCCTGCTGGAATACCTGCAGCCGAAAAAACGCCTCGATTACATCAAACAGTGGCGCGAAGCGGCAGGTAAATAA
- a CDS encoding SymE family type I addiction module toxin, with translation MAVQKCMPDPIVAQTDLPGSEANDRFPEVTRKTSARRLHGKAPDAAAIHPRADTPESSAACCELHSRIRQSYIPLQGEWLKRAGFFDGMPVKIRVMPDCIVITPQNTRELWGCLEGLSFIDINQRRVATWLKTFPYPLNDTGNIPVIRRKPEDGLIRGGS, from the coding sequence ATGGCTGTTCAGAAGTGTATGCCAGATCCCATCGTGGCCCAAACAGATCTTCCAGGATCAGAGGCTAATGATCGTTTTCCCGAGGTGACTCGCAAAACCAGCGCCCGCCGTCTGCACGGAAAAGCGCCAGATGCCGCCGCAATCCACCCCAGAGCCGACACCCCGGAATCCAGCGCCGCCTGCTGCGAGCTGCATTCGCGGATCCGCCAGAGCTATATTCCCCTTCAGGGCGAATGGCTGAAGAGAGCCGGATTTTTCGACGGAATGCCGGTCAAAATCCGCGTCATGCCGGATTGCATCGTCATCACCCCGCAAAATACCCGCGAGCTGTGGGGCTGCCTGGAAGGTCTGAGCTTCATTGATATTAACCAGCGCAGAGTCGCCACCTGGCTCAAAACCTTCCCTTATCCCCTGAACGATACCGGCAATATCCCAGTGATCCGCCGTAAACCGGAGGATGGTTTGATTCGTGGGGGAAGTTGA
- a CDS encoding response regulator, giving the protein MTHSQPLDVVIVEDEPHLAGLHREYIEQNFHLRVVGIAGTIEEARALLQRHQPRLILLDNYLPDGQGVDLIDSPLLKSFECSVIFITAASDMQTCSHAMRSGAFDYLIKPVFFQRLRASLERFMLLVHTLRQQKVVDQHALDKLFNLPAADTSAVPSTKGIEPNTLERVKQVFTVDPDTNWSVEQVVEKTGISKTTCRRYLEYCVEAKLISAELQYGSIGHPRRLYRKVP; this is encoded by the coding sequence ATGACGCACAGCCAGCCGCTTGATGTCGTCATTGTGGAAGATGAGCCGCACCTTGCCGGGCTGCATCGCGAGTATATCGAGCAGAATTTCCACCTGCGCGTGGTCGGGATCGCGGGGACGATTGAGGAGGCCCGCGCCCTGTTGCAGCGCCACCAGCCGCGGCTGATCCTGCTCGATAACTATCTCCCGGACGGTCAGGGCGTGGACCTGATTGACAGCCCGTTGCTGAAAAGCTTCGAATGCTCGGTGATTTTTATCACCGCCGCCAGCGATATGCAGACCTGCAGCCACGCCATGCGCAGCGGGGCGTTTGATTACCTCATCAAACCGGTCTTTTTCCAGCGCCTGCGGGCGTCGCTGGAGCGCTTTATGCTGCTGGTCCACACCCTGCGCCAGCAAAAAGTGGTCGATCAGCACGCGCTGGACAAGCTGTTTAATCTCCCCGCCGCCGACACCTCCGCGGTACCATCAACCAAAGGCATCGAACCCAATACCCTCGAGCGGGTGAAGCAGGTTTTCACCGTCGATCCCGACACCAACTGGTCCGTGGAACAGGTGGTGGAAAAAACCGGCATCAGCAAAACCACCTGTCGGCGTTACCTGGAATATTGTGTGGAAGCGAAGTTGATTAGCGCGGAGTTGCAATATGGCAGCATCGGGCATCCGCGAAGGCTGTATCGAAAAGTCCCGTAA
- a CDS encoding sensor histidine kinase has protein sequence MKPRLPFQVKLFLSLVLFSCLLLAILGGILYHVIDKQLHHDLGQRARVQASEIALMPGLAEKVAARDLQGIARMIQPLREQSDASYFVIGDVNEQHLYHSESPERLNLPMIGGDNAEVLRGKTIISMRQGGIGVSLRSKAPILNAQHQVIGIVSIGYLTSYIANINARLLWQAAFYGLALLLLLFLFSWMFTRNVKKQMFWLEPKEIALLVRQQKALLEAMYEGVFAVNAERQLILINRAARELLDLTQSEEKLIGKPLEQVVHLPPAFFADSGMAQHDQITVLNQKQMIVNRVAIALDPNEANGWVFSFRDKNDINTLSSQLSQVRRYADNLRIMRHEQLNWTATLVGLLQMQRYEDAIRYIQAQSEGAQKVLDFVSSRFTSPALCGLLLGKYVSAREKGIELQFDPVCQLMRIPPGISETALMSVIGNLLDNAVDATLKTPLPRAPVELYISDRNRDLLIEVADQGSGVEDALKPHLFEQGVTSKPQGEEPAGAEHGIGLYLVAGYVEGAGGSIEVTDNTPQGTLFSVFIPFETGGVHDAQPAA, from the coding sequence ATGAAACCCAGACTCCCTTTTCAGGTGAAGCTTTTTCTGTCGCTGGTGCTCTTTTCCTGCCTGCTGCTGGCGATACTGGGCGGGATTTTGTATCACGTCATCGACAAGCAGCTGCACCACGATTTAGGCCAGCGCGCCCGCGTGCAGGCCAGCGAAATTGCCCTGATGCCGGGTCTGGCAGAGAAAGTGGCGGCCCGCGATCTCCAGGGCATCGCGCGCATGATCCAGCCGCTGCGCGAGCAAAGCGACGCCAGCTATTTTGTGATTGGCGATGTGAACGAGCAGCATCTGTATCACTCCGAATCGCCGGAGCGCCTGAACCTGCCGATGATTGGCGGTGATAACGCCGAGGTGCTGCGCGGCAAAACCATTATCTCGATGCGCCAGGGCGGGATTGGCGTGTCGCTGCGCAGTAAAGCGCCCATTTTAAATGCTCAGCATCAGGTGATCGGCATTGTCTCCATCGGCTATCTCACCTCTTACATCGCCAACATTAACGCCCGCCTGCTGTGGCAGGCAGCGTTTTATGGTCTGGCGCTGCTGTTGCTGCTGTTTCTCTTTTCGTGGATGTTTACCCGCAACGTGAAAAAGCAGATGTTCTGGCTGGAGCCGAAAGAGATTGCCCTGCTGGTCCGGCAACAAAAAGCGCTGCTGGAGGCGATGTACGAAGGGGTGTTTGCCGTCAACGCCGAGCGGCAGCTGATTCTGATTAACCGGGCCGCGCGAGAGCTACTCGATTTGACCCAGTCCGAAGAAAAGCTGATCGGCAAACCGCTTGAGCAGGTGGTGCATCTTCCCCCGGCCTTTTTCGCCGACAGCGGGATGGCACAGCACGATCAGATTACGGTGCTGAATCAGAAGCAGATGATCGTCAACCGCGTGGCGATCGCGCTCGATCCGAACGAAGCCAACGGCTGGGTGTTTAGTTTTCGCGACAAAAATGACATCAACACCCTGAGCAGCCAGTTGAGCCAGGTCCGGCGTTACGCCGACAACCTGCGCATCATGCGCCACGAGCAGCTGAACTGGACCGCCACGCTGGTCGGCCTGCTGCAAATGCAGCGCTATGAGGATGCGATCCGCTACATTCAGGCCCAGTCGGAAGGTGCGCAGAAGGTGCTGGATTTTGTCTCCTCGCGCTTTACCTCCCCGGCGCTGTGCGGGCTGTTGCTGGGGAAATACGTCAGCGCGCGGGAAAAAGGGATCGAGCTGCAGTTTGATCCCGTCTGTCAGCTGATGCGCATTCCGCCGGGGATCAGCGAAACGGCGCTGATGTCGGTGATCGGTAATCTGCTGGATAACGCTGTCGACGCCACGCTGAAAACGCCCCTACCCCGCGCGCCCGTCGAACTTTATATTTCGGACCGCAATCGGGATCTGCTGATTGAAGTCGCCGACCAGGGCAGCGGCGTGGAAGATGCCCTCAAGCCGCATCTGTTTGAGCAGGGCGTGACCAGCAAACCGCAAGGCGAGGAACCGGCGGGGGCCGAGCACGGTATTGGTCTTTATCTGGTGGCAGGCTATGTGGAAGGGGCCGGTGGCAGTATTGAAGTGACGGACAACACGCCGCAGGGCACGCTGTTTTCGGTGTTCATTCCTTTTGAGACAGGAGGAGTCCATGACGCACAGCCAGCCGCTTGA
- a CDS encoding ABC transporter ATP-binding protein produces the protein MIELSNISKKFDQTTVLDDLSLKVEVGSRTAIVGPSGSGKTTLLRILAGFETPDAGQIVLGDRVLFDQNTFIPAHERGIGFVPQEGALFPHMKVGDNIAYGLRGSKEENRQRVAELMALVSLDNRLASHWPHEISGGQQQRVALARALAQKPALMLLDEPFSALDTGLRAATRKATADLLEQAGVATILVTHDQQEALSFASQIAVIRNGRFTQVGSPVEVYSRPVDEETALFLGDALIFPAQVNGGVARCCLGDVPVSHPQQTGDRRIMLRPEQLMITTDHPQPTATICEVDFTGHLSTLTLTSPDWPTALQIKTLSQQHWQKGASVRVMIQGQACVLAS, from the coding sequence ATGATTGAGTTATCGAACATTTCGAAAAAATTTGACCAGACCACCGTGCTGGACGACCTGAGCCTGAAAGTGGAGGTCGGAAGCAGAACGGCGATCGTCGGGCCGTCGGGTTCCGGTAAAACCACCCTGCTGCGTATTCTAGCCGGGTTTGAAACCCCGGATGCCGGGCAGATCGTGCTGGGCGATCGGGTGCTTTTCGACCAGAACACCTTTATCCCCGCTCATGAGCGAGGCATTGGTTTTGTGCCGCAGGAAGGAGCGCTGTTTCCGCACATGAAAGTGGGCGACAACATCGCCTACGGCCTGAGAGGTTCGAAAGAGGAGAATCGCCAGCGCGTGGCAGAGCTGATGGCGCTGGTCTCTCTCGATAACCGTCTCGCCTCCCACTGGCCGCATGAGATTTCCGGCGGGCAGCAGCAGCGCGTGGCGCTGGCCCGCGCGCTGGCGCAGAAACCGGCGTTGATGCTGCTGGATGAGCCCTTTTCGGCGCTCGATACCGGCCTGCGTGCCGCCACGCGCAAAGCTACGGCGGATCTGCTGGAGCAGGCCGGTGTCGCCACGATTCTGGTGACGCACGATCAGCAGGAAGCGCTGTCGTTTGCCAGCCAGATTGCGGTCATCCGCAACGGACGTTTTACTCAGGTCGGCTCGCCGGTGGAGGTCTATTCCCGGCCCGTAGATGAAGAGACCGCGCTGTTTCTCGGTGACGCGTTGATTTTCCCGGCGCAGGTGAACGGCGGCGTGGCGCGGTGCTGCCTGGGCGATGTGCCGGTGAGTCATCCGCAGCAAACGGGCGACCGACGCATAATGCTGCGCCCGGAACAGCTGATGATCACGACTGATCACCCGCAGCCAACGGCGACGATCTGCGAAGTGGATTTTACCGGCCATCTTTCGACTCTGACCTTAACGTCCCCGGACTGGCCAACGGCGCTGCAGATCAAAACCCTGAGCCAGCAGCACTGGCAGAAAGGGGCGTCGGTCAGGGTGATGATTCAGGGCCAGGCGTGCGTGTTAGCCTCCTGA
- a CDS encoding iron ABC transporter permease, with amino-acid sequence MSVVNVSEKSIAPRPVSPHRPAPVMVIMAVVFSLLSLIPPAFIVYIGFDTGWETVKALIFRPRVAELLSNTLLLVLVTVPLCVFVGVMLAWLTERTTLAGRRLWSMLAVAPLAIPAFVQSYAWVSAVPSIHGLSAGVFLSVLAYYPFIYLPVAAVLRRLDPTLEDVAASLGTPPLRVFLRIVLPQLRLPVWGGALLVALHLLAEYGLYAMIRFDTFTTAIYDQFQSTFSGPAANMLAGVLALCCLAILTLEGATRGKARYARVGAGAPREQKRSPLNALFQILGQLFALAVILLAFVVPLAVLSRWLWLGGIENWNQANLWMSLQQTLVLAASGAALTLLASVPIAWLSVRHPRPLFRMLEGCNYFTSSLPGIVVALALVTVTIHYARPIYQTEITLFLAYLLMFAPRALINLRAGIAQAPVELENVARSLGKTPAAALWSVTLRLAAPGAAAGAALVFLGVCNELTATLLLSPLGTRTLSTGFWALTSEIDYVAAAPYALLMILISLPLTGILYVQSQKLAGL; translated from the coding sequence ATGTCCGTTGTGAATGTTTCCGAAAAATCGATCGCGCCGCGGCCGGTGTCACCGCACCGTCCCGCGCCCGTGATGGTGATAATGGCCGTGGTGTTTTCGCTGCTGTCGCTGATCCCCCCTGCCTTTATCGTTTACATCGGTTTTGACACGGGCTGGGAAACCGTTAAAGCACTCATCTTTCGTCCGCGTGTTGCTGAGCTCCTCAGCAACACGCTGCTATTAGTCCTGGTGACCGTGCCCCTGTGCGTGTTTGTGGGGGTGATGCTCGCCTGGCTGACTGAACGAACCACCCTCGCGGGCCGTCGGCTCTGGTCGATGCTGGCGGTTGCACCGCTCGCTATTCCGGCGTTCGTGCAAAGCTATGCCTGGGTGAGCGCCGTGCCCTCGATTCACGGTTTGAGCGCGGGCGTTTTTCTGTCGGTGCTCGCCTATTACCCCTTTATTTATCTTCCGGTCGCCGCCGTGCTGCGCCGTCTGGACCCGACGCTCGAAGATGTGGCGGCCTCATTAGGCACGCCGCCGCTGCGCGTCTTTTTGCGCATTGTCCTGCCGCAGCTCCGGCTGCCGGTGTGGGGCGGCGCGCTGCTGGTCGCGCTGCATCTTCTGGCGGAGTACGGGCTGTATGCCATGATCCGCTTCGACACCTTTACCACCGCCATTTACGACCAGTTCCAGTCGACGTTCAGCGGCCCGGCGGCCAATATGCTGGCGGGCGTGCTGGCCCTGTGCTGTCTCGCGATCCTGACGCTGGAAGGGGCCACGCGCGGAAAGGCACGCTATGCGCGCGTCGGGGCCGGTGCGCCTCGCGAACAAAAACGCTCGCCGCTGAATGCCCTCTTCCAGATCCTCGGGCAACTCTTTGCCCTCGCGGTGATCCTGCTGGCCTTTGTGGTGCCCCTGGCGGTACTCAGCCGCTGGCTGTGGCTGGGCGGCATTGAGAACTGGAATCAGGCCAATCTGTGGATGTCGCTCCAGCAAACGCTGGTCCTCGCCGCCAGCGGCGCGGCATTAACGCTGCTTGCCAGCGTGCCCATTGCGTGGCTCTCGGTGCGTCACCCTCGCCCGCTGTTCCGCATGCTGGAAGGCTGTAACTATTTCACCAGTTCGCTGCCCGGCATCGTGGTGGCGCTGGCGCTGGTCACGGTGACCATCCATTACGCGCGCCCCATCTACCAGACCGAAATCACACTGTTCCTGGCGTACCTGCTGATGTTCGCCCCACGGGCGCTGATTAACCTGCGCGCAGGCATCGCTCAGGCCCCCGTTGAGCTGGAAAACGTGGCCCGCAGCTTAGGCAAAACGCCCGCCGCCGCCCTGTGGAGCGTGACGTTGCGCCTTGCCGCGCCCGGCGCTGCTGCCGGGGCCGCGCTGGTTTTCCTTGGCGTCTGCAATGAACTCACCGCCACGCTGCTGCTCTCTCCCCTCGGCACCCGCACGCTGTCGACCGGGTTCTGGGCGCTGACCAGTGAAATTGATTATGTCGCCGCAGCGCCTTATGCCCTGCTGATGATCCTGATCTCGCTGCCGCTCACCGGCATTCTCTACGTGCAGTCACAAAAACTGGCAGGGTTGTAA